CTTAAATTGACCCGCCAATGTACTCTTGATTTGACGTGCCCCTTTTTTATAACGTTTAAAGCGATAAGCCTTTAATATATTTACCCTTACAATTTCATCCTTTTCATCTTGTTGCTTTCTTCGTTCTTGTGACTTAATAGAAAAGTAATGATAATAACCACTTCTTGATACGCCAGCTATCTTACAAAGGTAAGTTACCATATGTTTTATTTCAAACTTTTCAATTATGGAACGTATTAGAGTATATTTTTGGCTAGGAGAAATAACGACTACTTCATCCTCCCTTCTAAGAAACGAATCTTTTTTAGTAGTTCATTTTCAGCTTTAAGTAGATTAATTTCTGCTTCTAAACGAGCGTTCTTTTCCTCTAAAGTTAGTTCTCTATTTAAAGGTCTTCCTGAGCTATCGGATCTCGTGTCACGAAGACCAAGTTCACCATTCTCTCTATACGCAGAACGCCATCTACTACCAGCAGCTTGAACTCTTTTCATTCCAATCACTTCTATATCAAATCCACACTCTTCAAATATTTGTCTTGGTAATTTTCCTTTCTTATTTTCCGAAATAAAAATACGCTTGAACTCATCGGTGTAAGTGATCCCTTTCGAACTAACTGACTTTACGTGTTGGTTTTTGGAAAGTAGATTAATTTCTTTATCTGTAAATATTTTATCGCTCATCTAATATTTCCCCGATCCCGTTTTTTCTAATTATAAACAAAAGTACCCTATAGAGGTCACTTTTTTTAAGTGTCTACTCTATAGGGTACATTTTACGATAGTTTGGGGGTAACTTTTTATTATTTTAATTTTCATTTAATCGATCAGTAACAGGCCACCATTTATGACCATCAACTGTCAATAATGTATCAGCTTCGTTTGGACCCATTGAACCAGAACTGTAAGTTGCAAGTGGTGCTAAATTATTGTTCCAAGCTTTCGAGATGACATCAACAAAGCTCCAAGAATATTTTACTTCATCCCAATGTGTAAAGTTTGTTCCATCACCTTGCATACAATCATAAATTAATCGCTCGTATGCTTCTGGTGTATTAATACAATCAACGCAATTATTATTAAATGTTAATTCAATTGGCTTTGTGTAGCCTTCATCTGAGCCAGATCTTTTTGCATTTAATTGCAATGTAATTCCTTCATCTGGTTGAATATGTATTATTAATAAATTTGGAGACATTGTCTCTTTTGTATTGTAATAAAGATTCATTGGTATATCTGAGAACTGAACAATAATCTTAGTAGATTTTGTTGCCATTCTTTTTCCAGTTCGAATATAGAACGGAACACCAGCCCATCTAAAATTATCGATAAAAAGTTTGCCCGCTACAAAAGTTTCAGTTTGAGACTCAGGTGCAACATTGTTCTCATTTCTATATGCTGGTACTTCTTCACCGCTAATTACACCAGCATCATATTGTCCGCGAACAAAATAATCTTTTACTTCGGTTTCATCAATTTTACGAAGAGCTTTAAATACTTTAACTTTTTCACTACGAATTTCTTCAGTTGTTAATTTGATCGGAGGCTCCATAGCAAGTAGTGCCGCCATTTGAAGCATATGATTCTGAACCATATCTTTTAAAGCGCCCGAATTCTCATAGTACTTTCCACGGTCTTCAACACCAAGAATTTCACTAGAAGTAATTTGGATATTTGAAATAAATCGATTATTCCAAAGTGGTTCAAACATGGCATTCGCAAAACGGATCACTTCAATATTTTGAACCATTTCTTTACCTAAGTAATGGTCGATACGGTAGATTTGATTTTCTGAAAATGCTTCACGAATTTCATCATTTAATTCAATTGCACTTGGTAAATCATGTCCAAATGGTTTTTCGATTACAATTCGACTCCAACCTTCTGTATCAGCCAAACCATTTTGCTTTAACTGTTTAGCAATTGTTCCGAAAAATTCAGGTGCCATTGCTAGGAAGAAAACACGGTTACCAGGAATTAAATAATGGTTATCCAAGTTTGTTAATAAATTTCCTAATTCTATATATGAAGAAGGTTCTAAAACTTCAAATTGATGGTAATAAAAATGAGATAAAAAGCTTTCAATCTCAGTCTCAGATGAAGCAATAGATTGAATTGATTTTTTTACTGTTTCACGAAACTCTTCATTTGACCAAGGTCTTCTACCTACACCAACAACCGCAAAACCCTCATCAATTTTTTGACTTAAAAATAATCTATATATTGAAATAAAAAGCTTTCTTTTTGCAAGGTCTCCTGTTGCTCCAAATATGACAATAGCTGCTTTTGGGTTTACTTTAGTTTTCAATTAATTTACCTCACTTCTTAAACATAAATTACTAACTTATTTTAGTAATAATCAAGGCTGATTATACAAAATATGTAAAATCACATTCAAAAAAATATTTGAAAGCATTTTCATTAATTATTAAAAAATAAATTAAATTTCCAAATTATTCATCTTATATCATAAACAAAACAAACAGATTCGTAAATAAGAGACTTGATAATATTTAACTTTTTTCTTACAATTCCTTGTAAACAAAGGGGTTTTAAATGATTTGGATAATGCAACTTTTTTTCTTATATTAAATAGAAAGTATGTAATTGCTAGATTGAAAATTAAAAAATAATTAAAAAACAATAAAGGTAATTTGTAAAAATTTTAGTTTTTTAGTAGAATTGTAATGTACCTTAATCTTAATTTGGAAAATATAGTAAAATTGAAATCTCGTTTTGATTTCTGTTATACTGTTTTTTATAACTTTTTTTGATTGTAAATTCTGAATATAATCAAAAAGTCAATTATGGAAATGATGGGTAATTTATGAGAGTTCCATCGATATCTTAATAAGCCAAGAAGTGCTTAAACCATTTAAAAAAGATTTAAATGGTTTTGTTATTTTTAGTAAATTAAAAAACTTGGCAAAATTCTATTACAAGGGGGACTTTTATTATGAAAAAAATTGGCTTAGCTTGGCAAATATTAATTGGTCTTGTTATCGGGATCATCGTAGGCGCAATTTTTTATCAAAATCCAAAGGTTGCAGATTATTTACAACCAATTGGAGACATCTTTTTACGTCTGATTAAAATGATTGTAATACCAATCGTTGTTTCAAGTATCATTGTAGGTGTCGCTAGTGTTGGTGACACAAAAAAACTTGGCCGTTTAGGCGGAAAAACGATTCTGTACTTTGAGATTATTACAACAGTAGCAATATTAATCGGATTACTAGTAGCGAATATCGTTAAACCAGGCGCTGGTGTAGATATGAGTATTCTTCACAAAACTGATATCAATACTTATGTTGAAACAGCTAAAGAAGTGAAAAGTCATGGGTTTGCAGATACATTTGTAAATATCGTACCGCCAAATATTTTTTCAGCTTTTGTTGAAGGAAATATGTTAGCAATTATCTTTTTCTCAGTGCTGTTTGGTCTTGGGATCACAGCGGTAGGAGAAAGAGGAAAACCAGTATTAGCATTTTTCCAAGGTACAGCTGATACAATGTTTTACATTACAAATCAAATTATGAAATTTGCTCCATTTGGTGTTTTTGCATTAATCGGTGTTACAGTTTCAAAGTTTGGATTAGAATCTTTAATTCCATTAGGGAAATTAGTCATAACTGTTTATCTAACGATGGCATTCTTTATCGTTGTAGTATTAGGCTTAGTAGCTAAAATGGTAGGAGTTAACATATTTAAGTTCATTAAATTAATTAAAGATGAACTGATTCTAGCATATTCTACTGCGAGTTCTGAAACAGTTTTACCTAAAATTATGGAAAAAGTAGAAAAATTCGGAGTACCAAGATCAATTTCTTCATTCGTTATTCCGACTGGTTATTCATTCAATCTTGATGGATCAACTTTATATCAAGCATTAGCAGCAATTTTCATCGCTCAAATGTATGGTATTCATTTATCAATCACTGATCAAATTTCACTAATGTTAGTTCTAATGGTCACTTCAAAAGGTATCGCAGGTGTACCAGGCGTATCATTCGTTGTATTATTAGCAACATTAGGTACAGTAGGAATTCCAGTTGAAGGTTTAGCATTTATTGCTGGTATTGACCGTATTCTAGATATGGCTAGAACTGCAGTAAACGTAGTAGGTAACTCTTTAGCAGCAGTTGTAATTGCTAAATGGGAACGTGAATTTAAACCAGAAGTGGTGAAGAATGATAATAACGTTGCTATGTAACGTATAATATAGTAAAGATATTTTAACTCTCAAATAAATTACCTAAAAACAACAGCCACAAGGAAAAAGAAATTCCTTGTGGCTTTTCTACTTTTACAGAAGTTTTTTTAAAGGGAAAAATCTAAAAACATAGAATATTCTTAATTGTGTTTAATTTAAGTTCTACTAACGCGTCCTTTTGGAAGGGAACCAATTAAGGAGGATAAGATGACAAATTTACTAGATATTACGATAGGGAAACTATTAGAAGAAAAAGCGAAATTACATCCTACTCATGAGGCTGTTGTCTATGCGGATAGAGGTTTAAGGATGAATTACGAACAATTTGAAAACCACTGTAGAGAAGTAGCAAAAGGTTTGATGAGTCTTAGAATTCAAAAAGGTGATCATATAGCCATATGGTCCTCAAATACACCTGAATGGCTTACTTCACAATTTGCAACTGGCAAAATGGGTGGAGTTCTTGTTACAGTAAACACAAATTATCGTACAGCTGAGCTAGAATATTTGTTAAAGCAATCTGATTCAACAACGATTATTTTAATGGATCAGTATAAAGACTCTTCATATATTGAAATGCTTTATGAAATTATACCTGAATTAAAGGATGCTGTTCCTGGAGAACTTCATAGCAGTCGACTGCCATTTTTACGGAATGTAATTGTTCTTGGTGAGAAAAAATACCCTGGAACATTCTCATGGAATGAGCTTATTACCATGGCTAAAAATACATCAGACATCGAGTTGGATAAGCGAATTGCAACAATGAGTCCGTATGATGTTATAAACATGCAATATACATCTGGAACAACTGGTTTCCCAAAAGGTGTCATGCTAACTCACTCAAATATCGTTAATAATGGGTTTAATATTGCGAATTGCATGGAATTAACAAAGGCAGATCGATTATGCATACCCGTTCCATTTTTCCATTGCTTTGGATGTGTTTTAGGCACCATGGCTTGTGTTACTGTTGGAGCAACGATGGTACCTGTACAAGACTTCAGTCCAAAAAGAGTACTTCAAACAGTACAAGATGAAAAATGTACTGGATTACATGGAGTTCCTACAATGTTTATCGCTGAATTAAATGAACCTGATTTTTCTAAATATGATTTATCAACATTACGAACAGGAATTATGGCAGGTTCAAACTGTCCAATTGAAGTTATGAAGGCAGTAATCGAAAAAATGGGAATAACAGAGATTACAATTGCCTATGGCCAAACAGAGTCTTCTCCAGTTATCACACAAACTAGAACAAATGACCCGATTGAAGTACGAGTTGAAACGGTTGGTAAGGCATTACCAAATGTTGAAGTAAAAATAGTAGAACCAGGCACTTCTAATGAAGTACCACGTGGAGTACAAGGTGAACTTTGTACTAGAGGCTATCATGTAATGAAAGGCTACTACAAAAATGAAGAAGCTACTCGTACTGCAATTGATGAAGATGGATGGTTACATACTGGAGATTTAGCAATTATGGATGAGAATGGCTATTGCAAAGTTACAGGTAGGCTCAAAGACATGATTATCCGTGGTGGGGAAAATATTTACCCACGTGAAATTGAAGAATTTTTATATACTCACCCAGATGTGTTAGATGTTCAAGTTGTTGGAGTACCTGATCATGTGTATGGTGAAGAAGTAATGGCTTGCATTATTCTTAAAGAAGGAATAAAAATTACACCTGAGGATATTCGAAATTACTGTAAAGG
This genomic interval from Gottfriedia acidiceleris contains the following:
- a CDS encoding AMP-binding protein, which encodes MTNLLDITIGKLLEEKAKLHPTHEAVVYADRGLRMNYEQFENHCREVAKGLMSLRIQKGDHIAIWSSNTPEWLTSQFATGKMGGVLVTVNTNYRTAELEYLLKQSDSTTIILMDQYKDSSYIEMLYEIIPELKDAVPGELHSSRLPFLRNVIVLGEKKYPGTFSWNELITMAKNTSDIELDKRIATMSPYDVINMQYTSGTTGFPKGVMLTHSNIVNNGFNIANCMELTKADRLCIPVPFFHCFGCVLGTMACVTVGATMVPVQDFSPKRVLQTVQDEKCTGLHGVPTMFIAELNEPDFSKYDLSTLRTGIMAGSNCPIEVMKAVIEKMGITEITIAYGQTESSPVITQTRTNDPIEVRVETVGKALPNVEVKIVEPGTSNEVPRGVQGELCTRGYHVMKGYYKNEEATRTAIDEDGWLHTGDLAIMDENGYCKVTGRLKDMIIRGGENIYPREIEEFLYTHPDVLDVQVVGVPDHVYGEEVMACIILKEGIKITPEDIRNYCKGKISKHKIPRYIEFVKEYPMTASGKIQKFRLREQAVETASKQV
- the zwf gene encoding glucose-6-phosphate dehydrogenase; this encodes MKTKVNPKAAIVIFGATGDLAKRKLFISIYRLFLSQKIDEGFAVVGVGRRPWSNEEFRETVKKSIQSIASSETEIESFLSHFYYHQFEVLEPSSYIELGNLLTNLDNHYLIPGNRVFFLAMAPEFFGTIAKQLKQNGLADTEGWSRIVIEKPFGHDLPSAIELNDEIREAFSENQIYRIDHYLGKEMVQNIEVIRFANAMFEPLWNNRFISNIQITSSEILGVEDRGKYYENSGALKDMVQNHMLQMAALLAMEPPIKLTTEEIRSEKVKVFKALRKIDETEVKDYFVRGQYDAGVISGEEVPAYRNENNVAPESQTETFVAGKLFIDNFRWAGVPFYIRTGKRMATKSTKIIVQFSDIPMNLYYNTKETMSPNLLIIHIQPDEGITLQLNAKRSGSDEGYTKPIELTFNNNCVDCINTPEAYERLIYDCMQGDGTNFTHWDEVKYSWSFVDVISKAWNNNLAPLATYSSGSMGPNEADTLLTVDGHKWWPVTDRLNEN
- a CDS encoding cation:dicarboxylate symporter family transporter codes for the protein MKKIGLAWQILIGLVIGIIVGAIFYQNPKVADYLQPIGDIFLRLIKMIVIPIVVSSIIVGVASVGDTKKLGRLGGKTILYFEIITTVAILIGLLVANIVKPGAGVDMSILHKTDINTYVETAKEVKSHGFADTFVNIVPPNIFSAFVEGNMLAIIFFSVLFGLGITAVGERGKPVLAFFQGTADTMFYITNQIMKFAPFGVFALIGVTVSKFGLESLIPLGKLVITVYLTMAFFIVVVLGLVAKMVGVNIFKFIKLIKDELILAYSTASSETVLPKIMEKVEKFGVPRSISSFVIPTGYSFNLDGSTLYQALAAIFIAQMYGIHLSITDQISLMLVLMVTSKGIAGVPGVSFVVLLATLGTVGIPVEGLAFIAGIDRILDMARTAVNVVGNSLAAVVIAKWEREFKPEVVKNDNNVAM
- a CDS encoding IS3 family transposase (programmed frameshift), whose amino-acid sequence is MSDKIFTDKEINLLSKNQHVKSVSSKGITYTDEFKRIFISENKKGKLPRQIFEECGFDIEVIGMKRVQAAGSRWRSAYRENGELGLRDTRSDSSGRPLNRELTLEEKNARLEAEINLLKAENELLKKIRFLRREDEVVVISPSQKYTLIRSIIEKFEIKHMVTYLCKIAGVSRSGYYHYFSIKSQERRKQQDEKDEIVRVNILKAYRFKRYKKGARQIKSTLAGQFKIVYNLKRIRRIMKKYGIVCPIRKANPYRRMMKATKEHRVVPNRLNRQFKQEVPGKVLLTDITYLKYGKGQKAYLSTILDSSTNEIMAYHVSDRITMELATNTLRKLKRNRNFKKVEGSLIHSDQGTHYTHPDFQKLVKKLGLIQSMSRRGNCWDNAPQESFFGHFKDEASIKSCQNLEELNKEIKHYMNYYNHYRYQWNLKKMTPVQYRNHLLKVA